One genomic segment of Gossypium arboreum isolate Shixiya-1 chromosome 3, ASM2569848v2, whole genome shotgun sequence includes these proteins:
- the LOC108474802 gene encoding cyclin-D3-3 isoform X2 codes for MAIQQHEQEETYPSFLLDGLYCEEDEVLEEGSSLSGCNNVGDIDLFWEDEELVSLFSKEMELVHLGPENVESTDKFLTTVHREVRREAVEWMLKVNAHYGFATLTAMLSVNYLDRFLSSFCFQRDKPWMTHLVAVTCLSLAAKVEETHVPLLLDLQVEGTKYVFEAKTIQRMELLVLSTLKWKMHPITPLSFLDHIIKRLGLKTHLHWEFLKRCEHLLLCVISDSRSVRYLPSVLATATMMHVIDQVEIFNPVDYQNQLLNVLKKNKVNDCYKLILDLSTGPQNQNNACNGSFFGRTLARHNHHERKLETVPGSPSGVIDVDFSSDSSNESWVVGQPPSSAAPSVSSSPEPPFKKRRGQERGMRLTSLNRVFVDIVANGSPS; via the exons ATGGCAATTCAACAACATGAACAAGAAGAAACTTACCCTTCTTTCTTACTCGATGGTCTTTACTGTGAAGAGGATGAAGTTTTAGAAGAAGGGAGTTCTTTAAGTGGCTGTAACAATGTCGGAGACATTGATTTGTTTTGGGAAGATGAGGAGCTTGTTTCGTTGTTTTCAAAAGAAATGGAGTTGGTTCATCTTGGTCCTGAAAATGTGGAAAGTACAGATAAGTTTTTGACAACGGTCCACCGTGAGGTCCGTCGTGAGGCGGTGGAGTGGATGCTTAAAGTCAATGCTCATTATGGGTTCGCCACTCTCACGGCGATGCTTTCTGTTAATTATCTTGATAGGTTTTTAAGTAGTTTCTGTTTTCAAAGAGATAAACCATGGATGACTCACCTTGTTGCTGTTACTTGTCTCTCTTTGGCTGCTAAAGTTGAAGAAACCCATGTCCCTCTTCTTCTGGACTTACAA GTTGAAGGGACAAAATATGTTTTTGAAGCTAAAACCATTCAAAGAATGGAACTTTTGGTTCTTTCAACATTGAAATGGAAAATGCATCCAATTACTCCACTTTCATTCCTTGATCATATCATAAAAAGGCTCGGATTAAAAACACATCTTCATTGGGAGTTTCTTAAGAGGTGTGAACATCTTCTCCTTTGTGTAATCTCTG ATTCAAGATCTGTGCGGTATCTTCCCTCTGTATTGGCTACAGCAACAATGATGCACGTTATAGACCAAGTTGAGATTTTTAACCCAGTTGACTACCAGAACCAACTTCTGaatgttcttaaaaaaaacaag GTAAATGACTGTTACAAGCTGATTCTTGATTTATCGACAGGACCCCAAAACCAAAACAATGCATGTAATGGTTCTTTTTTTGGTCGGACACTTGCTCGCCATAACCACCATGAGAGGAAGCTTGAGACGGTTCCTGGTAGTCCTAGTGGGGTGATTGATGTTGATTTCAGCAGCGATAGCTCGAATGAGTCTTGGGTTGTGGGGCAACCGCCTTCATCAGCGGCGCCGTCGGTTTCGTCGTCGCCTGAGCCACCGTTTAAGAAGAGAAGAGGTCAAGAACGAGGGATGCGTTTGACATCATTGAACCGCGTGTTCGTTGACATTGTTGCCAATGGTAGCCCTTCTTAA
- the LOC108476268 gene encoding protein TIC 21, chloroplastic, which translates to MQTLLVPPATRSGICLVAVGPLLPTHRRRPAITFSSPNFIASLETRKPKPLISPFASWNPLSVERSKLLLSRVSSPSSSSVSPGSTSPNDDSDKAKLAQVAKRLETTSRYFKRLGNLGFWGQLVCSVVAAVILSFSVVVTGKITSPATFYATFGGIVAAFISVFWSFGYIRLSEKLKRTVNDPSKAPPRANVVKSLKNGIILNLLGMGAAILGMQATVGLLVAKALTSSTTPYYQGIAPGSSPVLALDVFLVQASANTILSHFLGLVFSLELLRSVTLPNTESIPIPKLA; encoded by the exons ATGCAAACGTTGTTGGTACCGCCGGCAACTCGCTCCGGCATTTGTTTGGTGGCGGTGGGTCCCCTCCTTCCAACTCACCGTCGCCGACCAGCGATAACTTTTTCTTCTCCAAATTTTATCGCTTCACTTGAAACTCGGAAACCGAAGCCACTAATCTCCCCGTTCGCTTCCTGGAACCCCCTCAGTGTTGAAAGATCTAAGCTTTTGTTGAGCAGAGtctcttctccttcttcttcctcAGTTTCACCTGGTTCTACCTCCCCTAATGATGATTCTGACAAGGCAAAGCTCGCTCAG GTAGCCAAGAGGTTAGAGACCACGTCAAGATACTTTAAACGATTGGGGAATTTAGGGTTTTGGGGGCAGCTAGTTTGCTCGGTGGTTGCGGCTGTGATACTTTCATTTTCAGTTGTGGTTACTGGGAAAATTACATCACCTGCTACGTTTTATGCTACTTTCGGTGGAATTGTAGCTGCATTCATATCggttttttggtcatttggttatattCGACTTTCCGAGAAACTCAAAAGGACTGTTAATGATCCTTCAAAG GCTCCTCCTCGTGCCAATGTTGTGAAAAGCTTGAAAAATGGTATCATTCTGAATCTTTTGGGAATGGGTGCTGCTATTCTTGGCATGCAAGCAACAGTCGGTTTACTAGTCGCGAAGGCACTTACCTCCTCCACAACTCCTTATTACCAAGGAATTGCTCCCGGCTCTAGTCCAGTTCTTGCCTTGGATGTATTCTTGGTGCAG GCATCGGCAAACACTATCCTTTCGCACTTTCTTGGGCTGGTGTTCTCGCTGGAACTGTTACGCTCGGTGACATTGCCTAATACAGAGAGTATTCCAATTCCCAAGCTTGCATAA
- the LOC108474612 gene encoding stress enhanced protein 1, chloroplastic — MVLAQVSASLSLTVHDVSPIISPKTTHKLSRVPISSFSGTGSIFATGSPFLIRKSFNQRKPVCKATTFTIKCEQSTKGGSTNSLDVWLGRLAMVGFAVAITVEISTGKGLLENFGLTTPLPTVALAVTALVGVLTAIFIFQSASKSS; from the exons ATGGTCTTAGCTCAAGTCTCAGCTTCCCTTTCTCTTACCGTTCATG ATGTCTCCCCTATCATCTCTCCAAAAACAACCCACAAACTTTCTCGTGTACCCATTTCCAGTTTTTCAGGAACTGGTTCCATTTTTGCCACTGGTTCCCCTTTCT tgaTAAGGAAATCATTTAACCAAAGGAAACCTGTATGTAAAGCAACAACATTTACCATTAAATGTGAGCAAAGCACCAAGGGGGGTAGCACCAACAGTTTGGATGTATGGCTTGGCAGGCTTGCTATGGTTGGTTTTGCAGTAGCCATTACTGTTGAAATATCCACTGGCAAAGGACTCTTGGAG AATTTTGGCCTTACAACACCTTTGCCTACAGTGGCCTTAGCAGTGACTGCGTTGGTTGGTGTTTTGACAGCTATTTTCATCTTTCAATCAGCCTCTAAAAGTTCTTAA
- the LOC108476269 gene encoding reticulon-like protein B11 isoform X1: MADSNPTARISVHQALGGGTVADVLLWREWCSGVVMLTLSTMVWYLFERAGYNFLSFMANVLSLLVAILFFWAKSASLLNRSLPPLPNLEISENTVVIITDELHQWINHTLSIAHNIAIARDLKFFLKVAVSLWLVSYMGSLFEFLTLVYIGELYKTLFVSIMARIHFTSSAYADFGREVSVGVILSLSVPVVYDTYQHFIDEKLYVTRRFIQTQYRKIDEMVLRKLPLPSNGGYPLHS, translated from the exons ATGGCGGATTCCAACCCTACTGCTCGCATATCGGTTCATCAAGCTCTTGGAGGTGGCACAG TTGCCGATGTGCTGCTGTGGAGAGAATGGTGTAGCGGTGTTGTGATGCTCACCTTGTCAACCATGGTGTGGTACCTTTTTGAAAGAGCTGGTTATAATTTCTTGTCTTTCATGGCCAACGTATTGTCGCTCCTTGTCGCTATTCTCTTCTTCTGGGCCAAATCTGCTTCTCTTCTCAACAG GTCTTTACCACCCCTTCCTAATTTAGAGATTTCTGAGAACACAGTTGTGATTATTACTGATGAGTTACACCAATGGATCAACCATACATTATCCATTGCACATAACATTGCAATTGCAAGAGATTTGAAGTTTTTTCTTAAG GTTGCCGTCAGCTTGTGGTTAGTTTCGTACATGGGTAGTCTCTTCGAATTCCTCACTCTGGTCTATATCGGTGAGCTTTACAAGACCCTGTTTGTTTCAATAATGGCGAGGATTCATTTTACTTCTTCCGCGTATGCTGATTTTGGTAGAGAAGTTTCTGTAGGAGTTATTCTTAGTCTATCAGTTCCGGTGGTATACGATACGTACCAGCACTTCATCGATGAGAAGCTTTATGTGACACGCAGATTCATTCAAACACAATACAGGAAAATCGATGAAATGGTATTGAGGAAGCTTCCTTTGCCCTCAAACGGTGGATACCCCCTACATTCTTGA
- the LOC108476269 gene encoding reticulon-like protein B11 isoform X3, translating to MADSNPTARISVHQALGGGTVADVLLWREWCSGVVMLTLSTMVWYLFERAGYNFLSFMANVLSLLVAILFFWAKSASLLNRSLPPLPNLEISENTVVIITDELHQWINHTLSIAHNIAIARDLKFFLKVAVSLWLVSYMGSLFEFLTLVYIGVILSLSVPVVYDTYQHFIDEKLYVTRRFIQTQYRKIDEMVLRKLPLPSNGGYPLHS from the exons ATGGCGGATTCCAACCCTACTGCTCGCATATCGGTTCATCAAGCTCTTGGAGGTGGCACAG TTGCCGATGTGCTGCTGTGGAGAGAATGGTGTAGCGGTGTTGTGATGCTCACCTTGTCAACCATGGTGTGGTACCTTTTTGAAAGAGCTGGTTATAATTTCTTGTCTTTCATGGCCAACGTATTGTCGCTCCTTGTCGCTATTCTCTTCTTCTGGGCCAAATCTGCTTCTCTTCTCAACAG GTCTTTACCACCCCTTCCTAATTTAGAGATTTCTGAGAACACAGTTGTGATTATTACTGATGAGTTACACCAATGGATCAACCATACATTATCCATTGCACATAACATTGCAATTGCAAGAGATTTGAAGTTTTTTCTTAAG GTTGCCGTCAGCTTGTGGTTAGTTTCGTACATGGGTAGTCTCTTCGAATTCCTCACTCTGGTCTATATCG GAGTTATTCTTAGTCTATCAGTTCCGGTGGTATACGATACGTACCAGCACTTCATCGATGAGAAGCTTTATGTGACACGCAGATTCATTCAAACACAATACAGGAAAATCGATGAAATGGTATTGAGGAAGCTTCCTTTGCCCTCAAACGGTGGATACCCCCTACATTCTTGA
- the LOC108474611 gene encoding uncharacterized protein LOC108474611 isoform X2, protein MGKPSSRPDSSSKADKKFDKKVQFYAKVRDTVASLTAKKDITKKKLRSRQKKLKAYDLSALSEFLPELKAPRANDFKLNCKSRQQLILKEGNQLSAVLEHPAFQADPLAAIHQHLQNTQPALDEKPKKKKNQNGGRKKKSKKSKALSSQQSMDI, encoded by the exons ATGGGGAAACCAAGCTCCCG ACCAGATTCTTCTTCTAAAGCAGATAAAAAGTTCGATAAGAAGGTCCAGTTCTATGCCA agGTTAGAGATACTGTTGCTTCATTGACTGCCAAGAAGGACATTACAAAG AAGAAGCTTCGAAGCCGACAGAAGAAACTGAAAGCATATGACCTCTCTGCTCTCTCGGAGTTTCTCCCAGAGTTGAAAGCTCCTAGAGCCAATGATTTCAAGCTCAACTGCAAATCTAGGCAGCAATTAAT ATTGAAAGAGGGAAATCAATTGAGTGCAGTTCTCGAGCATCCTGCTTTCCAAGCCGATCCACTAGCTGCCATTCATCAACACTTACAGAACACACAACCTGCTTTAGacgagaaaccgaagaaaaagaaGAACCAGAATGGTGGGAGGAAGAAAAAGAGTAAAAAGTCAAAGGCTTTGTCCAGTCAACAATCCATGGATATCTAA
- the LOC108474611 gene encoding uncharacterized protein LOC108474611 isoform X1: MGKPSSRPDSSSKADKKFDKKVQFYAKVRDTVASLTAKKDITKKKKLRSRQKKLKAYDLSALSEFLPELKAPRANDFKLNCKSRQQLILKEGNQLSAVLEHPAFQADPLAAIHQHLQNTQPALDEKPKKKKNQNGGRKKKSKKSKALSSQQSMDI; the protein is encoded by the exons ATGGGGAAACCAAGCTCCCG ACCAGATTCTTCTTCTAAAGCAGATAAAAAGTTCGATAAGAAGGTCCAGTTCTATGCCA agGTTAGAGATACTGTTGCTTCATTGACTGCCAAGAAGGACATTACAAAG AAGAAGAAGCTTCGAAGCCGACAGAAGAAACTGAAAGCATATGACCTCTCTGCTCTCTCGGAGTTTCTCCCAGAGTTGAAAGCTCCTAGAGCCAATGATTTCAAGCTCAACTGCAAATCTAGGCAGCAATTAAT ATTGAAAGAGGGAAATCAATTGAGTGCAGTTCTCGAGCATCCTGCTTTCCAAGCCGATCCACTAGCTGCCATTCATCAACACTTACAGAACACACAACCTGCTTTAGacgagaaaccgaagaaaaagaaGAACCAGAATGGTGGGAGGAAGAAAAAGAGTAAAAAGTCAAAGGCTTTGTCCAGTCAACAATCCATGGATATCTAA
- the LOC108474416 gene encoding sodium/proton antiporter 1 produces MAALSIGTHFSPSCRFKNRSLHAPSVYSLPSFGTSLYRSRAPRLLSNGVLARAEDKARGSSSPSQRQVQPNNEEQIKGLSSESGTCDPLCSVDETSSLEFEAAYQPKTDLLKTIAVFTAALTGTLAINLTWVTDHQDIAMALLFGIGYAGIIFEESLAFNKSGVGLLMAVSLWVVRSIGAPSSDIAVSELTHASAEVSEIVFFLLGAMTIVEIVDAHQGFKLVTDNITTRKPQTLIWVVGFVTFFLSSILDNLTSTIVMVSLLRKLVPPSEYRKLLGAVVVIAANAGGAWTPIGDVTTTMLWIHGQISTLQTMKGLIIPSLVSLTVPLALMSLTSEVNGKGQDSPNILASQQMAPRGQLVFCVGIGALVFVPVFKALTGLPPFMGMLFGLGVLWILTDAIHYGESERQKLKVPQALSRIDTQGALFFLGILLSVSCLESAGLLRELANYLDAHIPSIELIASAIGVVSAIIDNVPIVAATMGMYDLTSFPQDSEFWQLVAYCAGTGGSMLVIGSAAGVAYMGMEKVDFFWYFQKVSGFAFAGYAAGIAAYLAVNNLHISLPSTLAQVPFLSGS; encoded by the exons ATGGCCGCCTTATCAATTGGGACTCATTTTTCACCCTCATGTCGTTTCAAGAACCGATCTTTGCACGCGCCTTCTGTCTACTCTTTGCCTAGCTTTGGGACTTCCCTTTATAGAAGCAGAGCCCCAAGGTTGCTTAGCAATGGAGTTCTTGCTAGAGCTGAGGATAAGGCCAGGGGCTCTTCTTCTCCAAGTCAACGACAAGTTCAACCCAACAATGAAGAGCAGATTAAG GGGCTGTCCTCAGAATCTGGAACATGTGATCCCTTATGTTCGGTTGATGAAACTAGCTCGCTGGAGTTTGAAGCTGCTTACCAGCCAAAGACTGATTTATTGAAAACTATTGCGGTTTTCACAGCTGCTTTAACGGGGACTCTGGCAATTAACCTAACATGGGTTACTGACCACCAG GATATTGCTATGGCATTGCTTTTTGGAATAGGATATGCTGGCATTATCTTTGAGGAGTCTCTAGCCTTTAATAAAAGTGGTGTAGGATTGTTGATGGCTGTGAGTTTATGGGTAGTACGAAGCATTGGG GCTCCTTCAAGTGATATAGCTGTTTCAGAATTGACACATGCATCTGCAGAAGTCAGTGAAATAGTGTTTTTCTTGCTTGGTGCAATGACCATTGTTGAGATAGTTGATGCCCATCAAGGATTTAAGTTGGTTACTGACAACATAACCACTCGAAAGCCGCAAACTCTGATTTGGGTG GTTGGTTTCGTGACGTTTTTTCTTAGTTCCATCCTTGACAATCTGACATCTACAATAGTCATGGTTTCTTTGTTGAGGAAACTAGTACCTCCATCGGAATACCGCAA GCTTCTAGGAGCTGTTGTTGTGATAGCAGCAAATGCTGGTGGTGCTTGGACTCCTATTGGTGATGTTACTACTACCATGCTCTGGATACATGGTCAAATATCCACATTGCAGACTATGAAG GGTTTGATAATTCCTTCACTTGTTTCTCTAACTGTTCCGTTGGCGCTTATGTCATTGACTAG TGAAGTAAATGGGAAAGGACAAGATTCTCCCAATATTTTGGCATCTCAACAAATGGCTCCGAGAGGGCAACTTGTTTTCTGTGTTGGTATTGGTGCTTTGGTTTTTGTTCCAGTGTTCAAGGCTTTAACCGGTTTGCCTCCTTTTATGGGCATGTTGTTTGGACTTGGAGTTCTTTGGATTCTGACTGATGCTATTCATTACGGTGAATCCGAAAGGCAAAAACTGAAAGTTCCACAAGCTTTATCAAGGATCGATACTCAAGGAGCTCTTTTCTTCCTCGGAATCCTTTTGTCCGTGAGCTG CCTAGAATCAGCAGGTCTTCTTCGGGAGTTAGCAAATTACCTTGATGCTCATATCCCTAGCATTGAACTGATTGCAAGTGCTATAGGAGTTGTGTCAGCAATTATCGACAATGTCCCAATTGTCGCAGCAACAATGGGAATGTATGATCTCACTTCATTTCCCCAGGACTCTGAGTTCTGGCAACTTGTTGCATATTGTGCCGGTACTGGTGGATCCATGCTAGTTATCGGGTCTGCGGCCGGAGTTGCATACATGGGAATGGAAAAAGTCGACTTCTTTTGGTATTTCCAAAAG GTGAGTGGTTTTGCTTTTGCCGGTTACGCTGCCGGTATTGCTGCTTATTTAGCGGTTAATAACCTTCACATTTCCTTACCCTCAACTTTAGCTCAAGTTCCTTTCCTTTCCGGTTCGTAA
- the LOC108474802 gene encoding cyclin-D3-3 isoform X1, with translation MAIQQHEQEETYPSFLLDGLYCEEDEVLEEGSSLSGCNNVGDIDLFWEDEELVSLFSKEMELVHLGPENVESTDKFLTTVHREVRREAVEWMLKVNAHYGFATLTAMLSVNYLDRFLSSFCFQRDKPWMTHLVAVTCLSLAAKVEETHVPLLLDLQVEGTKYVFEAKTIQRMELLVLSTLKWKMHPITPLSFLDHIIKRLGLKTHLHWEFLKRCEHLLLCVISDSRSVRYLPSVLATATMMHVIDQVEIFNPVDYQNQLLNVLKKNKEQVNDCYKLILDLSTGPQNQNNACNGSFFGRTLARHNHHERKLETVPGSPSGVIDVDFSSDSSNESWVVGQPPSSAAPSVSSSPEPPFKKRRGQERGMRLTSLNRVFVDIVANGSPS, from the exons ATGGCAATTCAACAACATGAACAAGAAGAAACTTACCCTTCTTTCTTACTCGATGGTCTTTACTGTGAAGAGGATGAAGTTTTAGAAGAAGGGAGTTCTTTAAGTGGCTGTAACAATGTCGGAGACATTGATTTGTTTTGGGAAGATGAGGAGCTTGTTTCGTTGTTTTCAAAAGAAATGGAGTTGGTTCATCTTGGTCCTGAAAATGTGGAAAGTACAGATAAGTTTTTGACAACGGTCCACCGTGAGGTCCGTCGTGAGGCGGTGGAGTGGATGCTTAAAGTCAATGCTCATTATGGGTTCGCCACTCTCACGGCGATGCTTTCTGTTAATTATCTTGATAGGTTTTTAAGTAGTTTCTGTTTTCAAAGAGATAAACCATGGATGACTCACCTTGTTGCTGTTACTTGTCTCTCTTTGGCTGCTAAAGTTGAAGAAACCCATGTCCCTCTTCTTCTGGACTTACAA GTTGAAGGGACAAAATATGTTTTTGAAGCTAAAACCATTCAAAGAATGGAACTTTTGGTTCTTTCAACATTGAAATGGAAAATGCATCCAATTACTCCACTTTCATTCCTTGATCATATCATAAAAAGGCTCGGATTAAAAACACATCTTCATTGGGAGTTTCTTAAGAGGTGTGAACATCTTCTCCTTTGTGTAATCTCTG ATTCAAGATCTGTGCGGTATCTTCCCTCTGTATTGGCTACAGCAACAATGATGCACGTTATAGACCAAGTTGAGATTTTTAACCCAGTTGACTACCAGAACCAACTTCTGaatgttcttaaaaaaaacaag GAACAGGTAAATGACTGTTACAAGCTGATTCTTGATTTATCGACAGGACCCCAAAACCAAAACAATGCATGTAATGGTTCTTTTTTTGGTCGGACACTTGCTCGCCATAACCACCATGAGAGGAAGCTTGAGACGGTTCCTGGTAGTCCTAGTGGGGTGATTGATGTTGATTTCAGCAGCGATAGCTCGAATGAGTCTTGGGTTGTGGGGCAACCGCCTTCATCAGCGGCGCCGTCGGTTTCGTCGTCGCCTGAGCCACCGTTTAAGAAGAGAAGAGGTCAAGAACGAGGGATGCGTTTGACATCATTGAACCGCGTGTTCGTTGACATTGTTGCCAATGGTAGCCCTTCTTAA
- the LOC108476269 gene encoding reticulon-like protein B11 isoform X2 encodes MADSNPTARISVHQALGGGTVADVLLWREWCSGVVMLTLSTMVWYLFERAGYNFLSFMANVLSLLVAILFFWAKSASLLNRSLPPLPNLEISENTVVIITDELHQWINHTLSIAHNIAIARDLKFFLKVAVSLWLVSYMGSLFEFLTLVYIVSVGVILSLSVPVVYDTYQHFIDEKLYVTRRFIQTQYRKIDEMVLRKLPLPSNGGYPLHS; translated from the exons ATGGCGGATTCCAACCCTACTGCTCGCATATCGGTTCATCAAGCTCTTGGAGGTGGCACAG TTGCCGATGTGCTGCTGTGGAGAGAATGGTGTAGCGGTGTTGTGATGCTCACCTTGTCAACCATGGTGTGGTACCTTTTTGAAAGAGCTGGTTATAATTTCTTGTCTTTCATGGCCAACGTATTGTCGCTCCTTGTCGCTATTCTCTTCTTCTGGGCCAAATCTGCTTCTCTTCTCAACAG GTCTTTACCACCCCTTCCTAATTTAGAGATTTCTGAGAACACAGTTGTGATTATTACTGATGAGTTACACCAATGGATCAACCATACATTATCCATTGCACATAACATTGCAATTGCAAGAGATTTGAAGTTTTTTCTTAAG GTTGCCGTCAGCTTGTGGTTAGTTTCGTACATGGGTAGTCTCTTCGAATTCCTCACTCTGGTCTATATCG TTTCTGTAGGAGTTATTCTTAGTCTATCAGTTCCGGTGGTATACGATACGTACCAGCACTTCATCGATGAGAAGCTTTATGTGACACGCAGATTCATTCAAACACAATACAGGAAAATCGATGAAATGGTATTGAGGAAGCTTCCTTTGCCCTCAAACGGTGGATACCCCCTACATTCTTGA